Proteins encoded in a region of the Lepisosteus oculatus isolate fLepOcu1 chromosome 23, fLepOcu1.hap2, whole genome shotgun sequence genome:
- the LOC107075699 gene encoding immunoglobulin superfamily member 10-like isoform X2, translating to MVSARMVSLSWLVFAAVGGVARALESATRDTRAHGLLGESVLLAVSYNITPGSSIKWVVEKANSSRDRLVEGSLVTPDVYSNRVERLWENGSLSLTNLSLADSGIYTMIVTDVRGNQNKRVINLTISAPVRVSSFSVSPHPPLVGCPVNLTCVLSGGVSPQVFWQKNQTPDFNSSQAVLSIPALEPSACGWYTCWAWDNYSSHQDSYRLTVPSCENDFISVVIPIIVIAFLLVVLGFLIKKCCHLKHHSKISECKRRTDPTPMAPSPLSDTVTDVHYAELSFQAHGRKPPAFSVCTPADSCVIYSEARV from the exons ATGGTATCTGCAAGGATGGTATCTCTGAGTTGGCTTGTCTTTGCTGCTGTGGGCG GTGTCGCGCGTGCTCTTGAATCTGCAACGAGAGACACCAGAGCACATGGCCTGCTTGGAGAGTCTGTACTGCTGGCCGTCAGCTACAACATCACACCTGGCTCATCAATCAAGTGGGTAGTGGAGAAGGCAAACTCTTCCCGCGACAGGCTGGTTGAGGGTAGCCTGGTGACTCCTGATGTCTACAGTAATCGGGTGGAAAGGCTGTGGGAAAACGGCTCCCTCTCATTGACTAACCTGTCGCTGGCAGATAGCGGCATCTACACGATGATAGTAACTGACGTGCGAGGCAATCAGAATAAAAGAGTGATTAACCTGACAATCAGCG CGCCTGTGCGAGTGAGCTCGTTCTCCGTCTCTCCTCATCCTCCCCTTGTGGGGTGCCCCGTCAATCTCACCTGCGTCCTGTCTGGAGGGGTGAGCCCCCAGGTCTTCTGGCAGAAGAACCAGACCCCCGACTTCAACAGCAGCCAGGCCGTGCTGTCTATCCCAGCCCTGGAGCCCTCAGCGTGTGGGTGGTACACTTGCTGGGCATGGGATAACTACAGTTCCCACCAAGACAGCTACCGCTTGACAG TTCCAAGCTGCGAAAATGATTTCATTTCTGTGGTCATACCTATAATTGTGATTGCCTTTCTACTTGTTGTGCTGGGGTTTCTAATCAAGAAGTGTTGTCACTTAAAACATCATAGCAAGATCTCAG AATGCAAGAGGAGAACGGATCCTACACCTATG GCTCCATCCCCGCTGAGTGACACGGTCACAGATGTCCACTATGCTGAGCTGAGTTTTCAGGCCCATGGAAGGAAGCCTCCTGCCTTCAGCGTGTGCACGCCTGCTGACTCCTGTGTTATCTACTCTGAGGCCAGGGTGTGA
- the LOC107075699 gene encoding immunoglobulin superfamily member 10-like isoform X1, whose translation MVSARMVSLSWLVFAAVGGVARALESATRDTRAHGLLGESVLLAVSYNITPGSSIKWVVEKANSSRDRLVEGSLVTPDVYSNRVERLWENGSLSLTNLSLADSGIYTMIVTDVRGNQNKRVINLTISAPVRVSSFSVSPHPPLVGCPVNLTCVLSGGVSPQVFWQKNQTPDFNSSQAVLSIPALEPSACGWYTCWAWDNYSSHQDSYRLTVPSCENDFISVVIPIIVIAFLLVVLGFLIKKCCHLKHHSKISECKRRTDPTPMQAPSPLSDTVTDVHYAELSFQAHGRKPPAFSVCTPADSCVIYSEARV comes from the exons ATGGTATCTGCAAGGATGGTATCTCTGAGTTGGCTTGTCTTTGCTGCTGTGGGCG GTGTCGCGCGTGCTCTTGAATCTGCAACGAGAGACACCAGAGCACATGGCCTGCTTGGAGAGTCTGTACTGCTGGCCGTCAGCTACAACATCACACCTGGCTCATCAATCAAGTGGGTAGTGGAGAAGGCAAACTCTTCCCGCGACAGGCTGGTTGAGGGTAGCCTGGTGACTCCTGATGTCTACAGTAATCGGGTGGAAAGGCTGTGGGAAAACGGCTCCCTCTCATTGACTAACCTGTCGCTGGCAGATAGCGGCATCTACACGATGATAGTAACTGACGTGCGAGGCAATCAGAATAAAAGAGTGATTAACCTGACAATCAGCG CGCCTGTGCGAGTGAGCTCGTTCTCCGTCTCTCCTCATCCTCCCCTTGTGGGGTGCCCCGTCAATCTCACCTGCGTCCTGTCTGGAGGGGTGAGCCCCCAGGTCTTCTGGCAGAAGAACCAGACCCCCGACTTCAACAGCAGCCAGGCCGTGCTGTCTATCCCAGCCCTGGAGCCCTCAGCGTGTGGGTGGTACACTTGCTGGGCATGGGATAACTACAGTTCCCACCAAGACAGCTACCGCTTGACAG TTCCAAGCTGCGAAAATGATTTCATTTCTGTGGTCATACCTATAATTGTGATTGCCTTTCTACTTGTTGTGCTGGGGTTTCTAATCAAGAAGTGTTGTCACTTAAAACATCATAGCAAGATCTCAG AATGCAAGAGGAGAACGGATCCTACACCTATG CAGGCTCCATCCCCGCTGAGTGACACGGTCACAGATGTCCACTATGCTGAGCTGAGTTTTCAGGCCCATGGAAGGAAGCCTCCTGCCTTCAGCGTGTGCACGCCTGCTGACTCCTGTGTTATCTACTCTGAGGCCAGGGTGTGA